One part of the Malus sylvestris chromosome 2, drMalSylv7.2, whole genome shotgun sequence genome encodes these proteins:
- the LOC126588546 gene encoding GDP-mannose 4,6 dehydratase 1-like translates to MASEIDTARSGSLTSNGSAPDPPEHRKVALITGITGQDGSYLTEFLIEKGYDVYGLIRRSSNFNTQRINHIYIDPHNAHKARMKLHYADLSDASSLRRWLDTIAPNEVYNLAAQSHVAVSFEIPDYTADVVATGSLRLLEAVRSHIAATGRTDIKYYQAGSSEMFGATPPPQSETTPFHPRSPYAVSKCAAHWYTVNYREAYGLFACNGILFNHESPRRGESFVTRKITRAVGRIKEGLQSKLFLGNLQASRDWGFAGDYVEAMWMMLQQEKPDDYVVATEESHTVEEFLEVSFGYVGLNWRDHVVIDKRYLRPSEVDNLKGDASKAKKVLGWKPKVGFQQLVKMMVDEDVELAKREKVLVDAGYMDSQQQP, encoded by the coding sequence ATGGCATCCGAAATCGACACCGCCAGATCCGGATCCTTAACCTCCAACGGCTCCGCCCCTGATCCGCCGGAGCACCGCAAGGTCGCACTCATCACCGGCATCACCGGCCAAGACGGCTCCTACCTCACCGAATTCCTCATCGAAAAAGGCTACGACGTCTACGGCCTGATCCGACGCTCCTCCAACTTCAACACCCAGCGCATCAACCACATCTACATCGACCCCCACAACGCCCACAAGGCCCGCATGAAGCTCCACTACGCCGACCTCAGCGACGCCTCCTCCCTCCGCCGCTGGCTCGACACCATCGCCCCCAATGAGGTCTACAACCTCGCCGCCCAATCCCACGTCGCCGTCTCGTTTGAGATCCCCGATTACACCGCCGACGTCGTCGCCACTGGCTCCCTCCGCCTCCTCGAGGCCGTCCGCTCCCACATCGCCGCCACCGGGCGCACCGACATTAAGTACTACCAGGCTGGGTCGTCCGAGATGTTCGGGGCCACCCCGCCTCCCCAGTCCGAAACGACGCCGTTCCACCCCCGATCCCCTTACGCCGTCTCGAAATGTGCGGCGCATTGGTACACCGTGAACTACCGTGAGGCCTACGGACTGTTCGCGTGCAACGGCATTCTGTTCAACCACGAGTCGCCGCGGCGGGGGGAGAGTTTTGTGACCCGGAAGATCACCCGGGCCGTGGGTCGGATCAAAGAGGGATTGCAGAGCAAGCTGTTCTTGGGAAATCTGCAGGCGTCGAGGGACTGGGGTTTCGCCGGGGACTACGTGGAGGCGATGTGGATGATGCTGCAGCAGGAGAAGCCGGACGACTACGTGGTGGCGACGGAGGAGTCGCACACGGTGGAGGAGTTCCTGGAGGTATCGTTTGGGTACGTCGGATTGAACTGGAGAGACCACGTGGTGATCGATAAGAGGTACCTGCGGCCGTCGGAGGTGGATAATCTGAAAGGGGATGCGAGCAAGGCGAAGAAGGTGCTGGGTTGGAAGCCGAAAGTTGGGTTTCAGCAGCTGGTGAAGATGATGGTGGATGAAGACGTTGAATTGGCCAAGAGGGAGAAGGTGCTTGTGGATGCTGGGTACATGGATTCTCAGCAACAGCCTTGA